Within Cucumis melo cultivar AY chromosome 4, USDA_Cmelo_AY_1.0, whole genome shotgun sequence, the genomic segment ACGATATCTCTTGTATACTTACGAACTTCATGTTCTTGCAACCCATTAGGTCCAAATTTACGAATGTGATCACGCAAGCTCGACCCCGAACAATACtcgaaaaagacattataaaCTTTTTCTCCGGATTTCGATATTGTAATTTCATCTCCATAACAATCCACTAGATTCACGAATGGTCCGAGATTGGATAGCACTTCCTTCTCATGATGTAATGACGAAGAGGACTCCGTTAAAGAAGATTTGACAAGAAATTCTTCAGGGAGATTTGAAGTTGAGTTGTTGATGGGAGCTCTGTTCTTCTTGGCCAAGAAAATTAGGGTAGATTCTGTTTTACGAAAGAGATGAACACCACTCCAAATTGAGCCATGGAACTCTTCGATTGTGAAATCTTCACCAAATTTTTCATAATTATGTTTGATGGTGTCATTCCAATTGTTCGTTGGTGCCGATTTCTTTGCAATCTTCAAaattcttctctttgttttcAAGAATTCGTGCAAGTTGACACAGAATTGCACTCGTGAAACAACACAGGATTTCGTCATAGTTTAAATCTGCCAAAAATTAGAGAACCGAACCAATTAACGATAacaatcttattattattattatgattattattattattattattgttctgtTAATGCTCCATTTATGGAGGAAGAAACAGAGCATCATATGAACAGTAAATAAATTAAGAAGGTGATGAATGATTTGAATTATAGCATACCTGGTGGAGAAACTTGTAGAGGAAATCCAACAATTTCAAGAAGATGGAAAAGTTCATACAAtctgttttctttaaaaattccGAAGAATTGGTTTACATATAAATATCCGATTCCTAATCACTTTCCTTATTTGATTTTATAATGTTATTTGTAATgttgttttggaaaaaaaaaaatcgtattTCTTAGTGTTTTTACAATCCCCACTGTTTTCCTTTAATATCTCTACTctaattttttccttttctgaATCTTTTTTCCATCTTTCGTGCCCTATCTATTAACTAATTTTAGGATTAACTttgatattaaaattattaagtTTAAGTTACTTTCcaatcaaatttatttataaatttaatacaatttcaaaatctattgatttcttaatgaatatttttaataatttcgtcgtttaattttttttaatcacaaAATTTTTCATTGTCTGTTTGTTTTGTATATTAGTAgtaaaaataacaattttttatgttaagtttatttaatactcatattttaaaaaagaaaatgattagATGTTAAAGTATTGATATAGTATGATTTATTAGATTAAGTTTTTAATGATTTAATGTGATATCAAAATGAGGTCATGTATTTCCATAAATATTAATGTGGTTAGAAACTCTATCAGTTTTTATAGGTATTTTTAGTGaatttttcccttttttgaTATGTATTCTGTCTTTGTTTAAATAAATGTATCCTATTGGtagtttttctgtttttttccttttatgaatTAAAGGCCGTTGAATAATTGATTTTTGGATTAAGTTTGAATTCATATTAATATTACAATACCTTGGAattataatacaaaaaaaaaaaagtttaaattatacaattgtggttgtttggtttttttttttatttatttatttataattttccttaaaagaaaaatctatTATAAATTCACGTTTTtcgaaaaaattaataaattgtaAGGATATGAAATGGTATATATCAgacattttaataaatttttaagttaATCAAAACCAACGTAGCtcaacaattaaaaaatattttttaataaatatttcgaaagtataaattaaagaaaaatgcTTAGTTTATAAATCTTAACTGAacctttttatttcatttttcttttgtgaatgtttatatttaatttttttggttcTGTAAATTATATCAACATAGATAGATAGATTTGTGCAAAATTGTAAAGTTGTGCTTTTGGTATTAAGGTGATGAAGGATGTCTTGACATTTTCATCAATGATTTCACATTTTTATGGGTTATGATATTTGGCATAGTAATAAAGTGATGAAAGAGTATCCTTCcttatgaaagaaaataaaaacaataaagcaTTACTAACATGAATGGATTATAAATTATAAACCTTTTAATTAACTTGTTTAGAAAGTATAAcatgtttatttattaatttcaaCTATCCTTTATTATATATGAAACTTTATCAATTATTAATTGACATTTGTGTAAAATTGAGAATAAATGATTTCACAATCTTTTACATTTTCGTTCACATTTGAATTGCAATTTAGTAGtacttttatgtttttaaatttgagTTTATAAATACTGTCTTCTAATTCTAAAATTTGTGTATTTAGttatataaaattttgaaaactaaaaaattgaaattaatatttACAAATCTAGCAAAAATATCTCTTAAGAATGGAGGTTGGGAAATACTAAATTTTGACTAAAATTTTTTGCTTATTAGAAACAAATTTGGAGAGTTTtgttatttacaaatatttacattttttaataaaGAATAGTTTTAAAGCTTTTGAAATTTAGGtagaaaatgaattaaaaaaaatgcaaattagTAAACTATAAGATacggaaaagaaaagaaaagaaaaagattgttATATTGTGATTCGTATCACTTACTTTACCGACGCCACCGTTGCTCCAATTTCCGATCTGTTTCTCTTTAAACTAAATTTTGAACAAATAAAtattgaagaaaagaaagttttgGGATTTGCGAACTCATTCATTTCACTTTGCTTCATCcttaattttcaatttctttctctcttttttctcaattttgaGTCAATCTCAATTTGCAGTCAAATGCAGAGCTTCAATCACTCAGTTTAAACCTACCGATTTGAAAAACAGGatctagggtttttttttttttttttttcttccagcATGGAGAGCTCGGAGAAAGTAGTTGCCGTTATCATGGTTGGCGGCCCAACTAAAGGTACGAACACAATTTCGCTTCTCCGATTCTCATTCTGGTGATATAAAAAAGTcatctttttattttgttttcctgCAGGTACTAGATTTCGCCCTCTTTCATTCAATACTCCGAAGCCTCTCTTCCCTTTGGCTGGCCAACCGATGGTTCATCATCCTATCTCTGCATGCAAACGGGTTAGATTTCTGACTTGATTGAAATAATTTTGGTGTTTGCTTTCAgatgaatctttttttttttttttttagtctgGATGAGTACTTATGAATTGTGGGGTGTTTGTAGATACCCAATTTAGCTCAAATTTTTCTAATTGGATTTTATGAGGAGAGGGAATTCGCTCTCTACGTTTCTTCTTTGTCCAATGAGTTGAGACTGCCTGTGAGGTGACTGTAGATAATCCAATGTACTTAATTTTAGTTGTGGCTTGTAATTATATTGTTCTGAACTAGTTGGGATTCTTTGATTGTGTTGGCTTTTAGGTACTTGAAGGAGGATAAACCACACGGCTCAGCTGGGGGTATCTATTACTTCAGAGACATTATATTGGAAGACAGCCCAGTTTGTAACCTTTCCTCTTTCTGTAATTCATGTTGTGTTACAAGAAATGAACCTTGTTATATATAACTTCTTGATTAAGTTGTAAGTTTCGTCTGAAGTGTTCAATTTCGTGTTGATTTAGTTCTTGTAATTTTGGGGGCATTTGAAGGAAGGAGTGAAATGGTGAGCTTCAAGGAGTTGTGAAGTCTGGGGATTCACAAACTCCTCGGCCCACATGTAAGTAGTTATTAAGGTATAACATGGATGTATCTTAGTAGTAGGACCCACAAACTCCTTGGACCAAGCAAGGAGTGGACTCCACAACTCCATCCTCAACCCCTACTCCCCAACTCCTTGGGCTAAACACCTCGAGTTTCTAGGTCTGAACCTTCGATTTCGTGTCTAATAGGTTATTTGATTTTCTCCACTATTTCATTTAACACATAATGTAATCGGCATGTGAAAAACTTGCTGAACTAACTGAGATAAAATACGTTATATACAGATAAAAAAATCTAGGGGTTGAttcgactttttttttttttttaattattattattattttttttagtatagaAACTAATAGATGTTGGGATATAAAACTTTAGGAACTTATTCGACATTTTCTAAAGTACAGGAGTGAAATAGACGCTTTGACAGTTCAAGTATACAAACTTATAATTAACCTAAGTTCTCTTCTCACATATTGTTTACGTATATTTTGCAGTCGTACATCTTTCTACTAAATTGTGATGTTTGCTGCAATTTTCCACTTCCTGACATGCTTGGTTAGTTTCATTATTTGTAATCTTTATTTAGGAACCAATTTGTTCATCCTTGCTGTTAACTGAAGCATTTATCATAAAGTAAGTGGTGTTCTTTTCTTACTTTACAGAGGCACATAAAAGATATGGTGGGATGGGAACTATATTAGTAAACAAGGTTGGTGTATGATTTATGGCTTTCAAAAGAAAAGGTTACGAAGCCAAAAAGAATGACATTTTGTCATTACATTCATTTTACTGCAGTTTATGTTGGATATATGCTCTTATTTGGTTTCCTATACAGGTTTCTGCTGAATCGGCTAATCAGTTTGGTGCACTGGTCGCTGATCCAGTCACAAATGAGCTGTTGCATTATACAGAGAAACCTGAGACTTTTGTATGACGTGGTGCTTTTTTCTACTTGAGTTTATCAGTTGTCCA encodes:
- the LOC103487049 gene encoding mitogen-activated protein kinase kinase kinase 20-like, with protein sequence MTKSCVVSRVQFCVNLHEFLKTKRRILKIAKKSAPTNNWNDTIKHNYEKFGEDFTIEEFHGSIWSGVHLFRKTESTLIFLAKKNRAPINNSTSNLPEEFLVKSSLTESSSSLHHEKEVLSNLGPFVNLVDCYGDEITISKSGEKVYNVFFEYCSGSSLRDHIRKFGPNGLQEHEVRKYTRDIVHGLYYMHCNGRYIHGDIKSRNILLSHGMAKLASFGLARKLTAEVICEEEISGSGPYASPELAREGYLGWPADIWALGCVVLEMFTGKSAWSFGDAHRYLMDCNNEKIPEIPKNISREGRDFIKKCLIRSPYKRRPSWLLIKHPFVCQ